Part of the Zygotorulaspora mrakii chromosome 2, complete sequence genome, AACTTGTTGCCCCACTGATCAGTAGACTCAAGAAACCGATAAATGAGCTGAATCTGCCAATCCAGTTTACGAACCTGGCATGGATGATCCAACGGATCAAATTAACAATCAAAGCGAGAAACGAAACGCAGATACCAATGAGAATCGTGATGAATGTTGTCTTGACAACATTGTTGTACATAGCCATTCTATTCTGAAGGTCCTCCGGTAGAATAATATCAGCTAGATTGTCGACGAGCTGAGCCACTTGGTTGTTGTTaatattatcaaagagCATTGTCCTCAAATCGAAATTCTGAATGCCGCTTGGTTTGGTGCACGACATCACCGTGCCGTTGGAAGCCTGAGAGCAATACGACCACAGCCCAATGTTGAAGTAATCGGGCAACCCCAGTTGGGAAATCGAAGACGACGGCGCCCCGGATGACGGGAATACATTTGGTATTTGAATATTCCGCAGATCCAATTGTGCGACGAAGATTTTATTGATGGGGTTGTAATTAGCAGTGGATCCCACACACGCTATGGCTGCTAGTACAACTGCACTAAACGTGCAGAACGCGCTCAGAAACAGGTTGAAACCGTTGCTCATTTTCTGTTGATTTATCACGCTTTTACAACATCACAAGAGATCATCCAAAGAACTTCGAAGTTCCACCtatctatatatatatatatgcgTCTGTGTGTGCGCGCACCGACAGCCGGGAATGGGCTTAGAGGTGGCTTTGTGATTTAAAATAGAATCCCAAATGCAGATCCGAGTTCCTGCACTGTGCCTGGCAACTGCGGTTCAAACCAGCCTCGTGGTTGTTTCGGGCTCGGTAACCAGAACAAAGAACAAATACTcgaaaaagtcaaaaaaatgaaaagttcaG contains:
- the PUN1 gene encoding Pun1p (similar to Saccharomyces cerevisiae YLR414C; ancestral locus Anc_4.286); translation: MSNGFNLFLSAFCTFSAVVLAAIACVGSTANYNPINKIFVAQLDLRNIQIPNVFPSSGAPSSSISQLGLPDYFNIGLWSYCSQASNGTVMSCTKPSGIQNFDLRTMLFDNINNNQVAQLVDNLADIILPEDLQNRMAMYNNVVKTTFITILIGICVSFLALIVNLIRWIIHARFVNWIGRFSSFIGFLSLLISGATSLGCYLYVRRLLNQNYGDTGIRLSVGSVFQGIMWGSIFSALLGFILWCSVRSQRSVAYVSRVPMEEKPLIV